A genomic stretch from Croceibacterium aestuarii includes:
- a CDS encoding beta-lactamase hydrolase domain-containing protein, with the protein MSDPDDIRNFLRLSNRVTTSGKFSAGDPVRLAAMGARHVINLAMPDHPEALPDAERAMAEAELRYTAIPIPFDAPREQHYASFRDALDREDGPVYVHCIMNWRVSAFFYRYNRENGMPEAEARALLQRIWDPENFDYPNADKWAAIAKGEASD; encoded by the coding sequence GTGAGCGATCCGGACGACATCCGCAACTTCCTGCGGCTGTCGAACCGCGTCACCACCTCGGGCAAATTCAGCGCCGGCGATCCCGTGCGGCTCGCGGCCATGGGTGCGCGGCACGTCATCAATCTGGCCATGCCCGATCACCCCGAAGCTCTCCCCGACGCAGAGCGGGCGATGGCCGAGGCCGAGCTGCGCTACACGGCCATTCCCATCCCGTTCGATGCGCCGCGCGAACAGCACTATGCTTCCTTTCGGGATGCGCTCGACCGGGAGGACGGGCCGGTCTACGTCCATTGCATCATGAACTGGCGCGTGTCGGCCTTCTTCTACCGGTACAACCGAGAAAACGGGATGCCGGAGGCAGAGGCCCGCGCGCTCCTGCAAAGGATTTGGGATCCCGAGAATTTCGACTATCCAAACGCAGACAAATGGGCCGCGATTGCCAAGGGAGAGGCAAGTGACTGA
- a CDS encoding aldehyde dehydrogenase family protein yields MNEVTTIDRTQREYSDAVKKLLGRKPQLYINGEWVDSSGDKTIDVEDPSSGKVIASFVEATDKDIDRAVAAARTAFDDRRWRDLPPVVREKTMHKIADLIEAHADELAELEAIDVGKPKGMAAVVDVPGAAAHFRYMAGWAGKIGGETQAPYSMPGGTMFAYTLKEPVGVCAQIVPWNFPLLMACLKIAPALAAGCTTVLKPAEQTSLTALRLADLIDEAGVPAGVVNIVTGYGHTAGDRMVKHPDVDKVAFTGSTEIGKLINRNATDTLKHVTLELGGKSPVVVMPDVDVAEAAPGVSQAIFFNSGQVCVAGSRLYAHKSVFDKVVEGMAETAPFWAPRPSLDPEGHMGPLVSKEQHERVLGYIEAGKRDGASVLMGGDVPSNDGGYYVNPTILTDVNPQMSVVREEIFGPVVVAQRFEDLDEVVKEANDTNYGLAAGVWTKDASAAVRIASRLQAGTVWVNCHAMIDPALPFGGYKESGIGHEQGRLGLEAYLETKSVLMKL; encoded by the coding sequence ATGAACGAAGTGACCACCATCGACCGCACGCAGCGGGAATATTCAGATGCCGTCAAGAAGCTGCTGGGCCGCAAGCCCCAGCTCTACATCAACGGCGAATGGGTCGACAGCTCGGGCGACAAGACTATCGACGTCGAGGATCCGTCATCGGGCAAGGTCATCGCCAGCTTCGTCGAAGCCACTGACAAGGACATCGACCGCGCAGTCGCCGCCGCTCGCACCGCGTTCGACGACCGCCGCTGGCGCGACCTTCCGCCGGTCGTGCGCGAGAAGACAATGCACAAGATCGCCGATTTGATCGAGGCCCACGCCGACGAGCTGGCCGAACTCGAAGCGATCGACGTCGGCAAGCCGAAAGGCATGGCCGCAGTGGTCGACGTGCCCGGCGCCGCCGCGCATTTCCGCTACATGGCCGGCTGGGCCGGCAAGATCGGGGGCGAAACACAGGCTCCCTACTCGATGCCCGGCGGCACGATGTTCGCCTACACGCTCAAGGAGCCGGTTGGCGTCTGCGCGCAGATCGTGCCGTGGAACTTCCCGCTGCTGATGGCGTGCCTCAAGATCGCCCCGGCGCTCGCCGCGGGCTGCACCACGGTCCTCAAGCCGGCCGAGCAAACCAGCCTCACCGCGCTGCGCCTCGCCGACCTGATCGACGAGGCGGGCGTGCCCGCCGGCGTGGTCAACATCGTCACCGGCTATGGCCACACCGCGGGCGACCGCATGGTCAAGCACCCCGACGTCGACAAGGTCGCCTTCACAGGTTCGACCGAGATCGGCAAGCTGATCAACCGCAATGCGACCGACACGCTCAAGCATGTCACGCTCGAACTCGGCGGCAAGAGCCCGGTCGTGGTCATGCCGGACGTCGACGTGGCGGAGGCTGCACCGGGCGTGAGCCAGGCGATCTTCTTCAATTCGGGTCAGGTCTGCGTCGCCGGCTCGCGGCTCTATGCTCACAAGTCGGTGTTCGACAAGGTCGTCGAAGGCATGGCCGAGACCGCGCCGTTCTGGGCCCCGCGCCCCTCGCTCGACCCCGAAGGACACATGGGCCCGCTCGTTTCGAAGGAGCAGCATGAGCGCGTGCTCGGCTACATCGAGGCCGGCAAGCGCGACGGCGCCTCAGTGCTGATGGGCGGCGACGTGCCGAGCAACGACGGCGGCTACTACGTCAACCCGACGATCCTCACCGACGTGAACCCGCAGATGAGCGTGGTGCGCGAAGAGATTTTCGGGCCCGTCGTCGTGGCGCAGCGCTTCGAAGACCTCGACGAAGTGGTCAAGGAAGCCAACGACACCAACTACGGCCTCGCCGCGGGAGTCTGGACCAAGGATGCTTCGGCTGCCGTGCGCATCGCCAGCCGCCTCCAGGCCGGCACCGTGTGGGTCAACTGCCACGCGATGATCGACCCGGCGCTGCCGTTCGGCGGCTACAAGGAAAGCGGCATCGGCCACGAACAGGGCCGCCTCGGCCTCGAGGCCTATCTCGAGACCAAGTCGGTACTGATGAAGCTGTAA
- a CDS encoding YdeI/OmpD-associated family protein, whose amino-acid sequence MATREMITDPQDFFDKGCGRCDRFDTAECSTKRWHAGLIALRKICLDAGLEETAKWGHPCYMRGDRNIALISAFREDFRLTFMNAALLEDPEGLLEKNGPNTQHASVIRFTADDQVAKLEPTVRAYLEEAIGYADRRVKPKKEIAEFELPEELVDALDADPELAEAFEDLTPGRQRSYVINLNGAKQSSTRLARIAKFRDKIIAGKGAQEY is encoded by the coding sequence ATGGCGACCCGCGAGATGATTACCGACCCGCAGGACTTCTTCGACAAGGGCTGCGGGCGGTGCGACCGGTTCGACACAGCCGAGTGCTCGACGAAGCGCTGGCACGCCGGATTGATTGCTCTGCGCAAGATCTGCCTCGATGCGGGACTCGAGGAAACCGCCAAGTGGGGCCACCCGTGCTACATGCGCGGCGATCGCAATATCGCGCTGATCAGCGCCTTTCGCGAGGATTTCCGCCTGACCTTCATGAATGCCGCGCTGCTCGAGGACCCCGAAGGCCTGCTCGAGAAGAACGGCCCGAACACGCAGCACGCCAGCGTGATCCGCTTCACCGCCGACGATCAGGTCGCGAAACTCGAGCCGACCGTCCGCGCCTATCTGGAAGAGGCGATCGGCTATGCGGACAGGCGCGTGAAGCCCAAGAAGGAAATCGCCGAGTTCGAACTGCCGGAGGAGCTGGTCGATGCACTCGACGCCGATCCGGAGCTGGCCGAAGCGTTCGAGGATCTCACACCCGGACGGCAGCGCAGCTACGTCATCAACCTCAACGGAGCCAAGCAATCGAGCACCCGCCTGGCCAGGATTGCGAAGTTCCGCGACAAGATCATCGCCGGTAAAGGGGCACAGGAGTACTGA
- a CDS encoding amidohydrolase family protein codes for MPIDLSKIRAIDVHVHAEVSCHDPEDPVMGKFFDAASAYFKAPRERPKMPEIIELYRETNIAFCMFTVDAESGMGAKRVSNYEVAELANKNDDICIPFASIDPHKGKYGAREARDLVENHGVKGFKFHGIAQNAHPADRMAYPIYEVINEYELPVIFHTGHSGMGTGMRGGGGMRLKYGEPMLIDDVAVDFPDMKIILAHPSWPWVDQSLSMALHKDNVFIDLSGWSPKYFPKQVITYANTQLKHKMLFGSDFPLIHPDKWIKAAQDVGFRDEVMPGIMKDNAAKVLGLA; via the coding sequence TTGCCCATCGATCTTTCCAAAATCCGCGCCATCGACGTGCACGTTCACGCCGAGGTTTCGTGCCACGATCCCGAAGACCCGGTGATGGGCAAGTTCTTCGATGCCGCCAGCGCCTATTTCAAGGCGCCGCGCGAGCGGCCGAAGATGCCCGAAATCATCGAGCTCTACCGGGAAACGAACATCGCTTTCTGCATGTTCACTGTCGATGCGGAGAGCGGCATGGGCGCCAAGCGGGTCAGCAACTACGAGGTCGCCGAACTCGCCAACAAGAACGACGACATCTGCATCCCCTTCGCCAGCATCGATCCACACAAGGGCAAGTACGGCGCCCGCGAGGCGCGCGACCTGGTCGAGAACCACGGCGTCAAGGGCTTCAAGTTCCACGGCATTGCGCAGAATGCCCACCCGGCCGACCGCATGGCCTACCCGATCTACGAGGTGATCAACGAGTACGAGCTGCCGGTGATCTTCCACACCGGGCACTCGGGCATGGGCACCGGGATGCGCGGCGGAGGCGGCATGCGGCTCAAATACGGCGAGCCGATGCTGATCGACGACGTCGCGGTCGATTTCCCCGACATGAAGATCATTCTCGCCCACCCGAGCTGGCCCTGGGTCGACCAGAGCCTCAGCATGGCGCTGCACAAGGACAACGTGTTCATCGACCTGTCAGGCTGGAGCCCGAAGTACTTCCCCAAACAGGTCATCACCTACGCCAACACTCAGCTCAAGCATAAGATGCTGTTCGGCAGCGACTTCCCGCTGATCCACCCCGACAAGTGGATCAAGGCGGCGCAGGACGTGGGCTTCCGCGACGAGGTCATGCCGGGTATCATGAAGGACAACGCGGCCAAGGTGCTGGGCCTGGCGTGA
- a CDS encoding TauD/TfdA dioxygenase family protein, whose amino-acid sequence MWEVRVTPCGEFDNAPFESSHFETRPLTSAMGAEVVGVRLPDLSDEGLEDFKQALYHHKMLYLRGQDLSHAEHEGFAARLGPFAVDAYTQGVPGHREVHPIIKEADTRAASLFGGGWHTDSPFLAEPPAVTFLRCVECPPYGGDTSWANCALALRHLSETYREMIRPLKVWMSAVNNFATQEKLLGKAIQFADKERHEEGIRGHIHPLVKRHPETGEESLNICDTYAAGIEGMTTHEAKPLLDFLVQHATQHAFTCRLRWEPGMVAMWDNRCTMHLGPNDYDGYRREMYRTTTARTSQVKESVAA is encoded by the coding sequence ATGTGGGAAGTCCGCGTCACGCCGTGCGGGGAATTCGACAACGCCCCGTTCGAATCGAGCCATTTCGAGACCCGTCCTCTGACCAGCGCCATGGGCGCCGAAGTCGTCGGCGTGCGCCTGCCGGACTTGTCGGACGAAGGCCTCGAGGACTTCAAGCAGGCGCTCTACCACCACAAGATGCTCTACTTGCGTGGGCAGGACCTCTCCCACGCCGAGCATGAGGGCTTCGCCGCTCGGCTCGGCCCCTTCGCGGTCGATGCCTATACGCAGGGCGTCCCGGGCCACCGCGAGGTTCACCCGATCATCAAGGAAGCCGACACCCGGGCGGCATCGCTGTTCGGCGGCGGCTGGCACACCGACAGCCCCTTCCTCGCCGAACCGCCTGCGGTGACCTTCCTGCGCTGCGTCGAATGCCCGCCCTACGGCGGCGACACGAGCTGGGCCAATTGCGCCCTCGCGCTGCGTCACCTGTCCGAGACCTACCGCGAGATGATCCGCCCACTGAAGGTGTGGATGAGCGCGGTGAACAACTTCGCCACGCAGGAAAAGCTGCTCGGCAAGGCGATCCAGTTCGCCGACAAGGAACGTCACGAGGAAGGCATCCGAGGTCACATTCACCCGCTGGTCAAGCGCCATCCGGAGACGGGCGAAGAATCGCTCAACATCTGCGATACCTATGCCGCAGGCATCGAAGGCATGACCACGCACGAGGCCAAGCCGCTGCTCGACTTCCTCGTCCAGCACGCGACTCAGCACGCCTTCACCTGCCGCCTGCGCTGGGAGCCGGGCATGGTCGCCATGTGGGACAACCGCTGCACCATGCACCTCGGCCCCAACGATTACGACGGCTATCGCCGCGAGATGTACCGCACCACCACGGCGCGCACATCGCAGGTGAAGGAAAGCGTCGCGGCCTGA
- a CDS encoding zinc-dependent alcohol dehydrogenase family protein → MRAWMLPAGSDGFDKLYMVDDLPDPEPGPGEVLIAPKAWSINYRDFAVASGKYFGGVLQKPTIPLSDGAGEVLAVGEGVTKFKPGDRVAGAFFTDWQDGPPKMSMALGDGMGPGMLAEKVVLPETGVVHLAKSLDYKQAACLPCAGVTAWNALFCGHKTKPGDKVLVLGSGGVSMLALQLAKAAGAEVIATSSSDDKLVEVTALGADHTVNYETTPEWGPYVKEKFGGADHVVEVGGTGTLGQSMAALAPGGEIAMIGVLTQGDPPDPRGLMMTGGSLRGIFVGNVAMANDLNAFIDRHSIKPAIGKVFAFEDADKAYAHAWGSDSFAKTVIAL, encoded by the coding sequence ATGCGCGCATGGATGCTTCCCGCCGGTTCCGACGGCTTCGACAAGCTCTACATGGTCGACGACCTGCCCGATCCCGAGCCCGGCCCTGGCGAGGTCCTGATTGCGCCGAAGGCTTGGTCGATCAACTACCGCGACTTCGCCGTGGCCAGTGGCAAGTATTTTGGCGGCGTGCTGCAAAAGCCCACTATCCCCCTCAGCGACGGCGCAGGCGAGGTTCTCGCGGTTGGCGAGGGCGTCACCAAGTTCAAGCCCGGCGACCGCGTAGCCGGGGCCTTCTTCACCGACTGGCAGGACGGTCCGCCCAAGATGTCCATGGCGCTAGGCGACGGGATGGGTCCAGGCATGCTGGCCGAGAAGGTCGTGCTGCCCGAAACCGGCGTGGTCCATCTCGCCAAGTCGCTGGACTATAAACAGGCTGCCTGCCTGCCCTGCGCCGGCGTGACCGCGTGGAACGCGCTGTTCTGTGGGCACAAGACAAAGCCCGGCGACAAGGTGCTGGTGCTCGGCTCGGGCGGCGTCTCGATGCTGGCGCTGCAGCTCGCCAAGGCGGCCGGCGCCGAGGTGATCGCCACCTCGAGTTCCGACGACAAGCTGGTCGAGGTCACGGCGCTCGGCGCCGACCATACGGTCAACTACGAGACCACGCCCGAGTGGGGTCCTTACGTGAAGGAAAAATTCGGCGGTGCGGACCACGTGGTCGAGGTCGGCGGCACCGGCACGCTCGGCCAGTCGATGGCCGCGCTTGCCCCCGGCGGGGAGATCGCCATGATCGGCGTGCTCACCCAGGGCGATCCGCCCGACCCGCGCGGCCTGATGATGACCGGCGGCAGCTTGCGCGGCATCTTCGTCGGCAATGTCGCCATGGCGAACGATCTCAACGCCTTCATCGACCGGCACTCGATCAAGCCGGCGATCGGCAAGGTCTTCGCCTTCGAGGATGCCGACAAGGCCTACGCCCATGCCTGGGGATCGGACAGCTTCGCCAAGACGGTGATTGCGCTATAA
- a CDS encoding SDR family NAD(P)-dependent oxidoreductase, with protein MTDFNGMHVAVTGASTGLGLETAKLLASRGANVSMIARRQEVLDQEAGSIGDRAKGFAADVGEKAQLEAALDAAAAHFGPIEGLFANAGLTGGFTPFTAFDPDEFEKTLKVNLTSVFWAIQKVLPPMIEAKKGVILVTGSMASKRGMAMNPAYVSSKHGLLGLSRAVAVEMAPYNVRCNCVIPGFIVTEAMDRIPEHQKGLIEQRVPMNRMGTPHELAEVAAFLLSDAASHVTGQDWAVDGGVLESLEV; from the coding sequence GTGACTGATTTTAACGGCATGCATGTTGCCGTCACCGGTGCATCGACCGGGCTCGGGCTCGAAACCGCTAAACTTCTGGCCTCGCGCGGTGCGAACGTGTCGATGATCGCGCGACGCCAGGAGGTGCTCGACCAGGAAGCGGGCTCGATCGGCGATCGCGCCAAGGGTTTCGCCGCCGATGTCGGCGAGAAGGCCCAGCTCGAAGCCGCGCTCGATGCGGCTGCCGCGCACTTCGGGCCGATCGAGGGCCTGTTCGCCAATGCCGGGCTGACCGGCGGCTTCACCCCGTTCACCGCGTTCGATCCCGACGAGTTCGAGAAGACGCTGAAGGTCAATCTCACCTCGGTCTTCTGGGCGATCCAGAAGGTCCTGCCGCCGATGATCGAGGCCAAGAAAGGGGTCATCCTCGTCACCGGCAGCATGGCCAGCAAGCGCGGCATGGCGATGAACCCGGCCTACGTTTCTTCGAAGCATGGGCTGCTCGGCTTGAGCCGCGCCGTGGCGGTCGAGATGGCACCCTACAACGTGCGCTGTAACTGCGTGATCCCCGGCTTCATCGTCACCGAGGCGATGGACCGCATCCCCGAGCACCAGAAAGGGCTGATCGAACAGCGCGTGCCGATGAACCGCATGGGCACTCCCCACGAGCTGGCCGAAGTCGCGGCCTTCCTGCTCAGCGACGCGGCCAGCCATGTTACAGGGCAGGACTGGGCGGTCGACGGCGGTGTCCTCGAAAGCCTGGAGGTCTGA
- a CDS encoding NAD(P)/FAD-dependent oxidoreductase, giving the protein MPDPSFDVIVLGAGAAGLMCAAEAGKRGRRVLVIERAEKPGKKILISGGGRCNFTNIHAAPERFISANPHFAKSALNRYTPHDFLALVEARGIAWHEKTLGQLFCDGSARQIVDLLLDECAKAGVVIACGADIARVGHAGGRFTVATASQTFEAASLVIATGGPSIPKMGATGYAYALARQFGLKVVEPRPALVPLTLGGEHVLFRELSGVATPVEARCGSAAFREAALFTHRGLSGPAILQVSSYWRPGTPVGIDFLPDEPPGWLVAAKQVNPRATLRSVLRFALPQRLGDALADRLAIEGALANATDAALAGAEARLADWHFMPNGTEGFAKAEVTVGGISTAELSSKTMEARRVPGLYAIGEAVDVTGWLGGYNFQWAWASGWAAGQAV; this is encoded by the coding sequence GTGCCCGACCCCAGTTTCGACGTAATCGTCCTTGGCGCGGGCGCCGCCGGCCTGATGTGTGCGGCCGAGGCGGGCAAGCGCGGAAGGCGGGTGCTGGTGATCGAGCGCGCCGAGAAGCCGGGGAAGAAGATACTCATTTCTGGCGGCGGGCGTTGCAACTTCACCAACATACATGCTGCGCCCGAACGGTTTATCTCGGCCAACCCCCATTTCGCCAAGTCAGCGCTGAACCGCTACACCCCGCACGACTTCCTCGCGCTGGTCGAGGCGCGCGGCATCGCGTGGCACGAAAAAACCCTCGGCCAGCTGTTCTGCGACGGATCCGCGCGGCAAATCGTCGACCTGCTGCTGGACGAATGTGCCAAGGCCGGCGTCGTCATCGCCTGCGGAGCGGACATCGCCCGTGTCGGACATGCCGGTGGCCGCTTCACCGTCGCAACCGCTAGCCAAACGTTCGAGGCCGCTTCGCTGGTGATCGCCACCGGCGGCCCCTCGATCCCCAAGATGGGCGCCACCGGATACGCCTACGCCCTGGCGCGCCAGTTCGGCCTCAAGGTGGTCGAGCCGCGCCCGGCGCTGGTGCCTTTGACGCTGGGCGGAGAGCACGTGCTGTTCCGCGAATTGTCGGGCGTGGCGACACCTGTCGAGGCGCGCTGCGGCTCAGCGGCCTTCCGCGAGGCGGCCCTGTTCACCCATCGCGGGCTCTCGGGCCCGGCGATCCTGCAGGTCTCGTCCTACTGGCGCCCCGGCACACCCGTGGGCATCGATTTCCTGCCGGACGAGCCCCCTGGCTGGCTGGTCGCTGCCAAGCAGGTCAATCCGCGGGCAACGCTGCGCAGCGTCCTGCGCTTCGCGTTGCCCCAGCGCCTCGGCGACGCTCTGGCCGACCGGCTCGCGATCGAAGGCGCGTTGGCCAATGCCACCGACGCCGCGCTGGCGGGCGCCGAGGCGCGCCTGGCCGACTGGCACTTCATGCCCAACGGAACCGAGGGCTTCGCGAAGGCCGAAGTTACCGTCGGCGGCATAAGCACTGCCGAACTCTCCTCAAAGACCATGGAAGCCCGCCGTGTGCCAGGCCTGTACGCGATCGGTGAAGCGGTCGATGTCACCGGCTGGCTCGGAGGCTACAATTTCCAATGGGCCTGGGCCAGCGGCTGGGCAGCCGGCCAGGCGGTCTGA
- a CDS encoding alpha/beta hydrolase-fold protein — protein MQRTIAALVASFGLLALGAPSPAPAQGASPAIAEDFKPSSLNQPGQDYPQVNSQGYVRFRVTAPQAQSVKATLGLGGQGGTVLHKADDGTWVGTTSGPLDEGFHYYHLEIDGGVFNDPGTRNFYGSTRWESGIEVPAHDADFYALKDVPHGNVQQILFPSPSTGTQKRAFVYTPPGYDANQSARYPVLYLQHGWGEDETAWSTQGHANLIMDNLIAEKKTRPFIIVMTYGMTNVIRPGEPGGLAKFDIKPFQAVLLDELIPYVDSHFRTLADSDHRAMAGLSMGGMETKTITTANPDKFGYVGLFSGGSFSPEDVANAPGFRDEVKLAFVSYGSRELDRRAVAPPGAPSFDPVANHEALKASGFNSVFYVSPNTAHEFLSWRRSLREFAPLLFRD, from the coding sequence ATGCAGAGGACTATCGCAGCGCTCGTCGCCAGTTTCGGCCTGCTGGCCCTTGGGGCGCCGTCGCCGGCTCCCGCGCAAGGCGCATCGCCCGCCATCGCCGAGGACTTCAAGCCGTCCTCGCTCAACCAGCCTGGACAAGACTACCCGCAAGTGAACTCGCAAGGCTATGTCCGCTTTCGCGTCACCGCCCCACAGGCCCAGAGCGTGAAGGCGACCCTCGGGCTGGGCGGACAAGGCGGAACAGTCTTGCACAAGGCCGACGACGGGACCTGGGTCGGCACGACCAGCGGACCGCTCGACGAAGGGTTCCATTACTATCACCTCGAAATCGACGGCGGTGTGTTCAACGATCCGGGCACGCGCAACTTCTACGGCTCGACGCGCTGGGAAAGCGGGATCGAGGTGCCGGCGCACGATGCCGACTTCTACGCGCTCAAGGACGTTCCCCACGGCAACGTGCAGCAGATCCTGTTCCCCTCGCCGAGCACCGGGACGCAGAAGCGGGCCTTCGTCTACACCCCGCCGGGCTACGACGCCAACCAGTCGGCGCGCTACCCGGTCCTCTACTTGCAGCACGGTTGGGGCGAGGACGAAACCGCCTGGTCCACGCAGGGCCACGCCAACCTGATCATGGACAACCTGATCGCCGAGAAGAAGACCCGGCCGTTCATCATTGTCATGACCTACGGCATGACCAACGTGATCCGCCCCGGTGAGCCCGGCGGCCTCGCCAAGTTCGACATCAAGCCGTTCCAGGCCGTGCTGCTGGACGAGCTGATTCCCTATGTCGACAGCCATTTCCGCACGCTCGCCGACAGCGACCATCGCGCCATGGCCGGCCTGTCGATGGGCGGCATGGAGACCAAGACGATCACCACCGCCAACCCGGACAAGTTCGGCTACGTCGGTCTCTTCAGCGGGGGCAGTTTCTCGCCCGAAGACGTGGCCAATGCGCCCGGCTTTCGCGACGAGGTGAAGCTTGCGTTCGTCAGCTACGGCAGCAGGGAGCTGGATCGGCGCGCCGTCGCACCGCCCGGAGCACCGTCGTTCGACCCGGTCGCCAACCACGAAGCGCTCAAGGCCTCGGGCTTCAACAGCGTGTTCTACGTCTCGCCGAACACCGCCCACGAGTTCCTGTCGTGGCGCCGAAGCTTGCGCGAGTTCGCCCCGCTGCTGTTCCGGGACTGA
- a CDS encoding glutathione S-transferase family protein — MALKYYHAEPMANSLKSMIPLKEKGLEYESVYVDLHKFEQHSDWFVAINPEGQVPVLDHDGTIVTHTTVINEYLEDAFPDAQPDSGPLRPATPVGAARMRYWNKFVDEHVMNYVSMHGWHRLIRVIAGSIEDGKFEELMSHVPLPDQRKKWMTARSGFEQKDLDYALEKIGYALDKVEAQLGKTAYLAGDSYGLADINFYAHCGLSVNRMFPQFEVDGNYPNLVRWREAISDRPAVRAALASEDRTQPGLRTWSGDGREHS; from the coding sequence GTGGCTCTGAAATACTACCACGCCGAACCGATGGCGAATTCGCTCAAGTCGATGATTCCGCTCAAGGAAAAAGGCCTCGAATACGAGAGCGTCTACGTCGACCTGCACAAGTTCGAGCAGCATTCCGACTGGTTCGTGGCGATCAATCCCGAAGGCCAGGTGCCGGTGCTCGATCACGACGGGACGATCGTCACCCATACCACGGTGATCAACGAGTACCTCGAAGACGCCTTTCCCGACGCCCAGCCGGACAGCGGCCCGCTCCGCCCGGCGACGCCGGTCGGCGCAGCGCGGATGCGCTACTGGAACAAGTTCGTCGACGAGCACGTGATGAACTACGTCTCGATGCACGGTTGGCACCGGCTGATCCGGGTGATCGCCGGCAGCATAGAGGACGGCAAGTTCGAGGAACTCATGAGCCACGTGCCGCTGCCGGACCAGCGCAAGAAGTGGATGACCGCGCGCTCGGGCTTCGAGCAGAAGGACCTGGACTATGCGCTCGAGAAGATCGGCTACGCGCTGGACAAAGTCGAAGCCCAACTGGGCAAGACCGCCTATCTCGCCGGCGATAGCTACGGCCTCGCCGATATCAATTTTTACGCCCACTGCGGGCTGAGCGTTAACCGCATGTTCCCCCAGTTCGAGGTCGACGGCAACTATCCCAACCTGGTGCGCTGGCGCGAGGCGATCAGCGACCGTCCGGCGGTGCGGGCCGCGCTGGCGAGCGAGGATCGCACCCAGCCGGGTTTGAGAACCTGGAGCGGCGACGGCCGCGAGCACAGCTAA